The following are from one region of the Listeria cossartiae subsp. cossartiae genome:
- a CDS encoding aminotransferase class I/II-fold pyridoxal phosphate-dependent enzyme, giving the protein MAKLKQETIAAQIGNRKCERTGAVNMPVYFSTAYQHADLGVSTGYDYTRTGNPTRDALQEALAELENGTHAFATSSGMSAIQLVFQLFKTGEHIISSQDLYGGTFRYFEQFGAQYQIGFSYWDGAEIADLEKLIRPETKAIFIETPTNPLMQETDIATVAKWAHGHDLLVIVDNTFYTPVLQQPLTLGADIVIHSATKYLGGHNDVLAGAVIVKEEQLGKFFFEQLNATGTVLSPFDSWLLIRGLKTLVLRVRQHQANAQKIAAFLEEHELVEEVRYPGRGGMISFFIRDAALVSPLLKELELFTFAESLGGVESLITYPTTQTHADIPVELRNSYGLTDKLLRISVGIEASEDLIADLAKGLDTVLEGVTARG; this is encoded by the coding sequence ATGGCAAAGCTGAAACAAGAGACGATAGCAGCGCAAATTGGAAATAGAAAATGTGAAAGAACGGGTGCTGTCAATATGCCAGTCTACTTCTCTACAGCTTACCAGCATGCCGATCTTGGAGTATCAACGGGGTATGATTATACTAGAACTGGAAATCCGACGCGAGATGCTTTACAGGAAGCACTCGCGGAACTAGAAAATGGAACGCATGCTTTTGCAACAAGTTCGGGGATGAGTGCGATTCAACTAGTTTTCCAGCTTTTTAAAACCGGCGAACATATTATTAGCTCGCAGGATTTGTACGGGGGGACTTTTAGATATTTTGAACAGTTTGGTGCGCAGTATCAGATTGGATTTTCTTATTGGGACGGGGCGGAGATTGCTGATTTGGAAAAATTGATTCGTCCGGAAACGAAGGCGATTTTTATTGAAACGCCAACGAATCCTTTGATGCAGGAAACGGATATTGCGACTGTTGCGAAATGGGCGCATGGGCATGATTTGCTTGTGATTGTGGATAATACATTTTATACGCCGGTTTTACAGCAACCGTTAACGTTAGGTGCGGATATTGTGATTCATAGTGCGACGAAATATCTTGGCGGGCATAATGATGTGCTAGCTGGGGCGGTTATTGTAAAAGAGGAACAGCTTGGGAAATTCTTTTTTGAGCAGTTGAATGCAACGGGGACGGTGCTATCGCCATTTGATAGTTGGTTATTGATTCGTGGACTGAAGACGCTGGTTTTACGCGTGAGACAGCATCAAGCGAATGCACAAAAAATCGCGGCGTTTTTGGAAGAGCATGAGCTGGTGGAGGAAGTGCGCTATCCGGGACGCGGGGGGATGATTAGTTTCTTTATTCGAGATGCGGCGCTCGTATCGCCACTTTTGAAAGAGCTGGAATTGTTTACTTTTGCGGAAAGTTTAGGTGGGGTGGAGAGTTTGATTACTTATCCGACGACGCAAACGCATGCGGATATTCCAGTGGAGTTGCGAAATTCTTACGGGCTGACGGATAAATTGTTGCGCATTTCGGTTGGGATTGAAGCGAGTGAGGATTTAATTGCTGACTTGGCTAAGGGGCTTGATACGGTTTTGGAAGGGGTGACCGCTCGTGGCTAA
- the metC gene encoding cystathionine beta-lyase: MAKEYAQDTAVIKASLGIDKETGALNTPIHLSSTFHQHDFDNYHAYDYARSGNPTREKVEQAIAELEGGTDGFAFASGMAAVSAALFTLSKGDHFIIAKDVYGGTFRLVEQVLPRFGITHTFVDTTNIDEVAKAFQENTKLVYLETPSNPLLHVTDIRTVAKLAKANGCYTFVDNTFLTPLIQKPLELGADLVIHSATKFLGGHSDILAGLIVTNNPSLAEAVYFLQNSTGGVLGVQDSWLLLRGLKTLSVRMKAGTETAEKIALFLNAEPDVVAVHYPGLPSHAGYDIQVEQATSGGAVLSFDLGSEEAVRELVTHLELPVFSVSLGAVESILSYPAKMSHAAVPEEERLAQGITPGLLRFSAGLEDADDLIADLKQALSFIKKGSVVK; this comes from the coding sequence GTGGCTAAAGAATATGCGCAAGATACGGCTGTGATTAAAGCGAGCCTCGGGATTGATAAAGAAACAGGTGCGCTAAATACGCCCATTCATTTATCATCTACTTTTCACCAGCATGACTTTGATAATTACCATGCCTATGATTATGCGAGAAGCGGCAATCCAACGAGAGAAAAAGTGGAACAGGCAATTGCGGAACTGGAAGGCGGCACGGATGGTTTTGCTTTTGCAAGTGGAATGGCGGCTGTTTCTGCGGCACTTTTCACGCTTTCAAAAGGGGATCATTTTATTATTGCGAAAGATGTGTATGGCGGGACGTTTCGTTTAGTGGAGCAAGTGTTGCCGCGGTTTGGGATTACGCATACGTTTGTCGATACAACTAATATTGACGAGGTAGCGAAGGCTTTTCAGGAAAATACAAAATTGGTTTACTTGGAAACGCCGTCTAATCCACTGCTACATGTGACGGATATTCGGACGGTGGCCAAACTTGCAAAAGCGAATGGTTGCTACACCTTTGTCGATAATACGTTTTTAACGCCGCTGATTCAAAAGCCGTTAGAATTAGGTGCGGACTTGGTTATCCATAGTGCGACGAAATTTCTTGGTGGGCATAGTGATATTTTGGCGGGGCTAATTGTCACAAATAATCCTAGTTTGGCCGAAGCGGTGTACTTTTTGCAAAATTCGACTGGTGGAGTTCTTGGTGTGCAGGATTCGTGGTTGTTATTGCGTGGATTAAAAACGCTTTCGGTGCGGATGAAGGCTGGGACGGAAACGGCGGAGAAAATTGCGCTATTTTTAAATGCGGAACCAGATGTGGTTGCGGTGCATTATCCGGGGTTGCCGTCGCATGCGGGTTATGACATTCAAGTGGAGCAGGCGACAAGCGGCGGGGCTGTTTTATCGTTTGATTTAGGCAGTGAGGAAGCGGTGCGGGAACTTGTAACACATTTGGAATTGCCGGTATTTTCTGTGAGTTTAGGTGCGGTGGAAAGTATTTTATCGTATCCAGCAAAAATGTCTCATGCGGCTGTTCCGGAAGAGGAGCGATTGGCGCAAGGAATTACACCAGGATTATTACGTTTTTCTGCTGGTTTAGAGGATGCCGATGATTTGATTGCGGATTTGAAACAAGCACTTTCATTCATTAAGAAAGGAAGTGTCGTGAAATGA
- a CDS encoding bifunctional homocysteine S-methyltransferase/methylenetetrahydrofolate reductase, producing MNLRKDLSEKVLIADGAMGTLLYSYGVDRSIEELNLSHPEDIVAIHKAYIGAGADIIQTNTYGANYIKLARYGLEDEVKRINQAAIRLAKEAARGTGTYIFGTIGGINGAVDARLPAAPLEEIKRSFREQLYCFLLDGVDAILLETYYDLDELKTVLKILRETTDLPVVANVSMHEPGILQNGQKLPDALEELIALGADVVGINCRLGPYHMARALETVPLYEKAYLAVYPNASLPEVQEGKVIYQSDTDYFAHYGEVFRQEGARIIGGCCGTTPDHIRALRKGLQSTKPILEKEVRPILELVPEEVADAESGERLLDKVKERLTILVELDPPRTFDTAKFFEGAKALDEAGVDAITISDNSLATPRISNMALASILKHEYGIKPLIHLTTRDHNLVGMHSHVMGFHKLGLHDVLAITGDPTKVGDFPGASSVFDLRSVELVQLIKKFNDGISYTGKSLKEKARFHVGAAFNPNVLNLEKAVRLIERKVEYGADYIITQPIYDVNKAVLLKEALQKANIDVPLFIGVMPLLSSRNAEFLHNEVPGIRLTDEVRERMREAEEHGHANEEGMAIARELVDAICAHFQGIYIITPFLRYDLSIELAKYVQNKQQVQIVSK from the coding sequence ATGAATTTAAGAAAAGATTTAAGCGAAAAAGTATTAATTGCGGACGGTGCGATGGGCACTTTACTTTATTCTTATGGGGTGGATCGTTCGATTGAAGAGCTGAATTTGTCGCATCCGGAAGATATTGTCGCGATTCATAAAGCGTATATCGGAGCTGGTGCGGATATTATCCAAACGAATACGTATGGTGCCAATTATATTAAATTAGCGCGATATGGTTTAGAGGATGAAGTGAAGCGGATTAATCAAGCGGCGATTCGGTTAGCGAAGGAAGCGGCAAGAGGGACTGGAACGTATATTTTCGGCACGATTGGCGGGATAAATGGGGCAGTGGATGCAAGACTTCCGGCGGCTCCACTCGAAGAAATTAAGCGTAGTTTTAGGGAGCAGCTATACTGTTTTTTGTTAGATGGTGTGGATGCAATTTTGCTAGAAACGTACTATGATTTAGATGAACTTAAAACGGTGTTAAAAATTCTTCGAGAAACGACTGATTTACCTGTGGTTGCGAATGTTTCGATGCATGAACCGGGAATCTTGCAAAATGGGCAAAAATTACCGGATGCGCTAGAGGAATTGATTGCGCTTGGGGCGGATGTTGTTGGTATTAATTGCCGGCTTGGTCCTTATCACATGGCGCGTGCTCTGGAGACAGTGCCGCTTTATGAGAAGGCCTATTTGGCTGTTTATCCGAATGCCAGTTTGCCAGAAGTGCAAGAAGGAAAAGTGATTTATCAATCGGATACGGATTATTTTGCTCATTACGGGGAGGTTTTCCGGCAAGAAGGTGCTCGCATTATTGGCGGTTGTTGTGGAACGACGCCAGACCATATCCGTGCTTTACGTAAAGGGTTACAATCAACGAAGCCGATTTTGGAAAAAGAAGTTCGACCGATTTTGGAGCTTGTTCCAGAAGAAGTGGCGGACGCGGAGTCAGGTGAACGTTTGCTTGATAAAGTAAAGGAACGTTTGACGATTTTAGTTGAACTAGATCCGCCACGGACTTTTGATACGGCGAAATTTTTTGAAGGGGCTAAGGCGCTTGATGAGGCGGGGGTTGATGCGATTACGATTTCGGATAATTCGCTTGCCACACCGCGGATAAGTAATATGGCGCTGGCGTCGATTTTGAAGCATGAGTATGGCATTAAACCGCTCATTCATTTGACGACGCGGGATCATAATTTAGTTGGGATGCACTCGCATGTGATGGGATTCCATAAATTGGGGCTGCATGATGTGCTGGCGATTACTGGCGATCCAACGAAAGTAGGCGATTTCCCCGGCGCTTCATCGGTGTTTGATTTAAGATCGGTGGAATTAGTTCAGCTGATTAAAAAGTTTAATGATGGGATTTCGTATACTGGGAAGTCACTGAAAGAAAAGGCGCGATTCCATGTTGGTGCAGCCTTTAATCCGAATGTGCTGAACTTAGAAAAAGCAGTTCGATTAATTGAGCGAAAAGTGGAATATGGTGCCGATTATATTATTACCCAACCAATTTATGATGTGAATAAAGCTGTTTTATTAAAGGAAGCCTTGCAAAAAGCAAACATTGATGTGCCACTTTTCATTGGGGTTATGCCATTATTATCTAGTCGGAATGCGGAATTTCTGCATAATGAGGTTCCTGGAATTCGTTTGACAGATGAGGTGCGTGAGCGAATGAGAGAGGCGGAAGAGCACGGTCATGCTAATGAGGAAGGGATGGCGATTGCTCGCGAGTTAGTGGATGCGATTTGTGCGCATTTTCAAGGGATTTATATCATTACGCCATTTTTACGTTATGATCTATCGATAGAACTGGCGAAATATGTTCAAAACAAACAGCAAGTCCAAATTGTTTCCAAATAA
- a CDS encoding 1,4-dihydroxy-2-naphthoate polyprenyltransferase, producing MANASKSALTKQTGFQKWWTLLRPHTLVASFVPVFLGTSVAMSYTSFHFTRFIVMLIACFFIQTSANLFNEYFDYKKGQDDEHSVGNGGAIVRNGMRPGFILFLAIFLYILSILGGVYLSIELNWYVGLLGAICMLVGFLYTGGPYPIAYTPFGEIMAGFFMGGIITFISFYIQAEFISMFIVYVSIPVMVLVGNLLLANSIRDLVPDKKNGRLTLAILLGRKWATVLFAAAFLFSYVFEISLIFTQDAPWWTLLILLSLPEAVRAVRRFIGKTSPITMVPAMKSTSKALTIFGITLALAYLLSLLSRNLFM from the coding sequence ATGGCTAATGCCTCAAAATCTGCACTTACGAAACAAACTGGATTTCAAAAATGGTGGACATTACTTCGCCCCCATACACTTGTAGCCTCTTTTGTTCCGGTATTTCTTGGAACATCGGTCGCAATGAGCTACACCAGTTTTCATTTTACACGTTTTATCGTCATGCTAATTGCTTGTTTCTTTATACAAACATCCGCCAATTTATTCAATGAATACTTTGATTATAAAAAAGGGCAAGATGATGAGCACTCGGTTGGAAATGGTGGTGCTATCGTTCGTAATGGTATGCGCCCGGGCTTTATTTTGTTCCTAGCAATCTTTTTATACATTTTATCGATTCTTGGTGGCGTTTATTTATCCATCGAACTTAATTGGTATGTTGGCCTTCTTGGTGCTATTTGTATGTTGGTTGGTTTCCTTTATACAGGTGGACCGTATCCAATTGCTTATACGCCATTTGGTGAAATTATGGCCGGCTTCTTTATGGGAGGAATTATTACGTTCATCTCCTTCTACATCCAAGCCGAATTCATCAGTATGTTTATCGTCTACGTATCGATTCCAGTAATGGTTCTCGTTGGTAACCTACTACTTGCTAATAGTATTCGTGATTTAGTACCTGATAAGAAAAATGGCCGTTTGACTTTAGCTATCTTACTTGGTCGTAAATGGGCAACTGTTCTTTTCGCAGCGGCATTTCTTTTTAGTTACGTATTTGAAATCTCACTTATTTTTACGCAAGATGCGCCTTGGTGGACGCTGTTAATTTTACTTAGCTTGCCAGAAGCTGTTCGTGCCGTGCGTCGTTTCATCGGTAAAACATCGCCAATCACAATGGTACCAGCCATGAAATCGACTTCCAAAGCATTAACAATCTTCGGTATTACACTAGCTCTTGCTTATCTACTAAGCCTATTATCTCGTAACTTGTTCATGTAA
- a CDS encoding isochorismate synthase, whose amino-acid sequence MNTKLPLDLFNQAKRSASQDQPALFSWVTELDELVSPVKLFKKAGTAFKGERFFWQNPEMTLTMTGFGVTKQFLAEKKKDAFLGLQEKIEKRLRTSVTNATVDATGPIYFGGFAFDPERDTEKEWQSFKDGLFYLPLFMLTNKDGKSYLTVNLSIYSDDTESKLEAVFNQWQKIIHQEVNEAEMALLTDFKEIGKDHFLETASEIIDMINHSEDVKKVVLARRMGLRFQRQVDSAIILENMLATQENSYFFLIEKGTGVFFGATPERLLAVNGDTIHSSCVAGSTERGATEEADDALGNALLQDAKNLREHSYVVQMMEETLKPFTTGLSLSSQPVLLKNRDIQHLYMNISAKKKPEVSMLEMVKALHPTPALGGLPQKMGLAIIRMKEEMDRGFYGAPIGWIDLKGSGEFAVAIRSGLIVDSQGLIYAGCGIVGDSVPQEELKETAVKFQPMLRVLGGIKK is encoded by the coding sequence ATGAATACTAAATTGCCTCTTGATTTATTTAATCAAGCGAAACGTAGCGCAAGCCAAGATCAACCGGCTCTATTTAGCTGGGTAACTGAGTTAGATGAATTAGTGTCTCCAGTCAAATTGTTTAAAAAAGCTGGTACGGCTTTTAAAGGTGAACGTTTTTTCTGGCAAAATCCAGAAATGACGCTGACGATGACCGGTTTTGGTGTAACGAAACAATTTTTGGCGGAGAAGAAAAAAGATGCTTTTCTTGGACTGCAAGAGAAAATTGAAAAAAGGCTGCGCACGAGTGTAACGAATGCAACCGTAGATGCAACTGGCCCAATTTACTTTGGCGGTTTTGCCTTTGATCCTGAGCGTGATACAGAGAAAGAATGGCAAAGTTTCAAAGATGGCTTGTTTTACTTACCGTTATTTATGTTGACGAATAAAGATGGTAAAAGTTACTTAACGGTCAACTTGTCCATTTACTCAGACGATACGGAAAGCAAGTTAGAAGCTGTTTTTAATCAATGGCAAAAAATCATTCATCAAGAGGTTAATGAAGCTGAAATGGCGTTACTTACAGATTTTAAAGAGATTGGCAAAGACCATTTCCTAGAAACTGCGAGTGAAATTATCGATATGATTAATCATTCAGAAGACGTGAAAAAAGTTGTTCTAGCTAGACGGATGGGGCTACGGTTCCAACGCCAAGTAGATAGTGCAATTATTTTGGAAAATATGCTAGCAACACAAGAAAACAGTTATTTCTTCCTCATTGAAAAGGGAACAGGGGTCTTTTTCGGGGCAACTCCAGAAAGATTACTTGCTGTGAACGGAGATACGATTCACTCGTCATGTGTAGCTGGTTCTACGGAGCGCGGCGCTACTGAAGAGGCGGATGACGCTTTAGGAAATGCGCTACTACAAGACGCGAAAAATTTACGAGAGCATTCTTATGTGGTACAAATGATGGAAGAAACGTTAAAACCATTTACAACTGGGCTGTCGTTATCAAGCCAACCTGTACTTTTGAAAAATCGCGATATTCAACATTTATATATGAATATTTCTGCGAAGAAAAAGCCAGAAGTTTCGATGCTTGAAATGGTGAAAGCCCTTCATCCAACGCCAGCACTTGGCGGTCTGCCTCAAAAAATGGGGCTAGCTATTATTCGGATGAAGGAAGAAATGGACCGTGGATTTTACGGTGCCCCAATTGGTTGGATAGATTTAAAAGGTTCTGGTGAGTTCGCCGTGGCCATTCGTTCTGGTTTAATTGTTGATTCACAAGGATTAATCTATGCTGGTTGCGGGATTGTTGGTGATTCTGTACCACAAGAAGAATTAAAAGAAACGGCGGTTAAATTCCAACCGATGTTACGCGTATTAGGAGGCATAAAGAAATGA
- the menD gene encoding 2-succinyl-5-enolpyruvyl-6-hydroxy-3-cyclohexene-1-carboxylic-acid synthase, translated as MTNHEQVLTDYLAAFIEELVQAGVKEAIISPGSRSTPLALMMAEHPILKIYVDVDERSAGFFALGLAKASKRPVVLLCTSGTAAANYFPAVVEANLSQIPLIVLTADRPHELRNVGAPQAMDQLHLYGSHVKDFTDMALPENSEEMLRYAKWHGSRAVDIAMKTPRGPVHLNFPLREPLVPILEPSPFTATGKKHHHVHIYYTHEVLDDSSIQKMVTECTGKKGVFVVGPMGKKELEQPMVDLAKKLGWPILADPLSGLRSYGAMDEVVIDQYDAFLKEADLLANLTPEVVIRFGSMPVSKPLKNWLEQLADIRFYVVDPGAAWKDPIKAVTDMIHCDERFLVDIMLQNMPDDAKNAAWLNRWTSYNNVAREIVMAEMANTTTLEEGKIVAELRRLLPDKAGLFIGNSMPIRDVDTYFSQVDKKIKMLANRGANGIDGVVSSALGASVVFQPMFLLIGDLSFYHDMNGLLMAKKYKMNLTIIIVNNDGGGIFSFLPQANEPKYFESLFGTSTELDFRFAAAFYDADYHEAKTVDELEEAIDKAGYHKGLDIIEVKTNRHENKANHQTLWAKIATALKALD; from the coding sequence ATGACAAACCACGAACAAGTGCTGACAGATTATTTAGCTGCATTTATTGAGGAGCTTGTGCAAGCCGGTGTGAAAGAAGCAATTATTAGCCCGGGTTCACGCTCTACTCCGCTTGCACTGATGATGGCAGAACATCCGATTTTGAAGATTTATGTGGATGTTGACGAACGCTCGGCCGGCTTTTTTGCCTTAGGTCTGGCGAAAGCATCGAAACGTCCAGTTGTTCTGCTTTGTACTTCTGGAACGGCAGCAGCGAATTATTTCCCAGCAGTTGTCGAAGCAAATTTATCGCAAATTCCATTAATTGTTTTAACTGCCGATCGTCCGCATGAGCTTCGAAATGTCGGGGCGCCACAAGCGATGGATCAGTTGCATTTATATGGTTCACATGTCAAAGATTTTACTGATATGGCGCTTCCTGAAAACAGTGAGGAAATGCTTCGTTATGCAAAATGGCACGGTAGTCGCGCGGTAGATATTGCGATGAAAACTCCACGTGGCCCAGTCCATCTTAATTTTCCATTGCGGGAACCACTCGTACCGATTTTAGAACCATCTCCATTTACCGCTACCGGAAAAAAACATCATCACGTACATATTTATTATACGCATGAAGTGTTGGACGATAGCTCGATTCAAAAAATGGTAACCGAATGCACTGGTAAAAAAGGTGTCTTCGTTGTAGGTCCGATGGGTAAAAAAGAATTAGAGCAGCCGATGGTTGATTTAGCGAAAAAACTAGGTTGGCCGATTTTAGCAGATCCGCTTTCTGGATTACGTTCTTACGGAGCAATGGATGAAGTCGTGATTGACCAATATGATGCATTTTTAAAAGAAGCAGATCTTTTGGCTAATTTAACACCGGAAGTCGTGATTCGATTCGGGAGTATGCCTGTTTCTAAACCACTTAAAAATTGGTTGGAACAACTGGCGGATATTCGTTTTTACGTGGTGGACCCTGGTGCTGCTTGGAAAGATCCGATTAAAGCAGTAACGGACATGATTCACTGTGACGAGCGTTTTTTAGTCGATATTATGCTACAAAATATGCCAGATGATGCGAAAAATGCCGCATGGTTAAATAGATGGACTTCTTACAATAACGTTGCCCGTGAAATCGTTATGGCAGAAATGGCGAATACAACCACTTTAGAAGAAGGTAAGATTGTTGCAGAATTACGGCGCTTGTTACCTGATAAGGCAGGCTTGTTTATTGGTAATAGTATGCCGATTCGTGATGTCGATACGTATTTTTCGCAAGTTGATAAGAAAATAAAAATGCTCGCAAACCGTGGGGCGAATGGTATTGACGGGGTTGTTTCTTCGGCGCTAGGTGCTAGTGTTGTGTTCCAACCGATGTTCTTGCTGATTGGCGATTTATCGTTTTATCATGATATGAATGGCTTGCTGATGGCGAAAAAATATAAGATGAATCTGACAATTATTATTGTGAACAATGATGGCGGGGGAATCTTCTCCTTTTTACCGCAAGCGAATGAACCGAAGTATTTCGAATCACTTTTTGGTACGTCAACTGAACTGGATTTCCGTTTTGCTGCTGCGTTTTATGATGCGGATTACCATGAGGCAAAAACGGTTGATGAGCTAGAAGAAGCAATCGATAAAGCTGGCTATCACAAAGGTTTGGATATTATTGAAGTGAAAACAAATCGTCACGAAAATAAAGCAAATCACCAAACACTTTGGGCAAAAATTGCGACTGCATTAAAGGCGTTAGATTAA